One genomic region from Thermomicrobium sp. 4228-Ro encodes:
- a CDS encoding long-chain-fatty-acid--CoA ligase, with product MGATSQLPQSLPLTTEARPWLRHYEPGVPPQLEIPETTMPAYLALNAGRYPRREAIRFFGKAITYRELDEAVNRFANVLVRLGVQPGDRVALVLPNCPQIVIGYYGALRAGAVVAPCNPLYAEPELAYQLRDAEVKIVLCLSLMFPKVQTIRDQVPTLEHVIVTNIKEYLPPLARVGFTLFRERKEGHEVTLPEDGRTHWLQPLLQNAPATPPGVTREPDDLAVLQYTAGTTGIPKGAMLTHRNLVAVTLQTHAWARNIEEPDGSDVVLGVIPIFHIYGQTVVMNFPIVSGGCMVLIPRFNLKEVLEAIDHEHPTFFPGVPTMYAVLANAPKVEKYNLRSLKACISGAAPLPVAVQEQFEQLTGARLVEGYGLSEAPVTHCNPILGERRPGTIGLPLPSTEAIVVDLETGTQMLPPGEIGELAVRGPQVMQGYWKRLDETERVFRGSWFLTGDIARMTEDGYFQIVDRRKDMIIVGGLKVFPSEVESVLLQHPAVKEAVVVGIPDPYRGETVKAYVVLREGAQVDARDLLAFCRERLAPHRVPREIEFRAELPKNLIGKVLRRKLVEEELAKRQGSAPTAPEG from the coding sequence CGACCGTGGCTTCGCCATTACGAGCCTGGTGTGCCCCCACAGCTCGAGATCCCGGAAACGACGATGCCGGCATATCTGGCGCTCAACGCGGGACGCTATCCCCGCCGCGAGGCGATCCGTTTCTTCGGTAAGGCAATCACCTATCGGGAGCTCGACGAGGCCGTCAACCGGTTCGCCAACGTGCTCGTCCGGCTCGGCGTCCAGCCAGGTGACCGGGTCGCGCTCGTCCTGCCCAACTGCCCCCAGATCGTCATCGGCTACTACGGTGCCTTGCGCGCCGGCGCAGTCGTCGCACCCTGCAACCCGCTCTACGCCGAGCCGGAACTCGCGTACCAGCTGCGCGATGCCGAGGTCAAGATCGTCCTCTGCCTCTCGCTCATGTTCCCCAAGGTCCAGACGATCCGCGACCAGGTTCCGACGCTCGAGCACGTCATCGTGACGAATATCAAGGAGTATCTGCCACCGCTCGCCCGCGTCGGCTTCACGCTCTTCCGCGAGCGGAAAGAAGGACACGAGGTGACGTTACCGGAGGACGGTCGCACGCACTGGCTGCAGCCGCTCCTCCAGAACGCTCCGGCCACACCACCGGGCGTCACGAGGGAGCCAGACGACCTGGCTGTCTTGCAGTACACCGCTGGGACGACCGGCATACCGAAGGGCGCGATGTTGACGCACCGGAACCTCGTGGCGGTCACCTTGCAGACGCACGCGTGGGCGCGCAATATCGAGGAGCCGGACGGTTCCGACGTCGTCCTCGGTGTTATCCCGATTTTCCACATCTACGGTCAGACGGTCGTCATGAACTTCCCGATCGTCAGCGGCGGCTGCATGGTGCTCATTCCGCGGTTCAACCTGAAAGAGGTCCTCGAAGCGATCGACCACGAGCACCCGACTTTCTTTCCTGGCGTGCCGACCATGTATGCTGTCCTGGCGAACGCCCCCAAGGTCGAGAAGTACAACCTGCGCTCGCTCAAGGCCTGCATTTCCGGCGCCGCGCCGCTCCCGGTCGCTGTCCAGGAACAGTTCGAGCAGCTCACCGGCGCGCGGCTCGTCGAGGGGTACGGTCTTTCGGAAGCGCCGGTGACGCACTGTAACCCGATCCTCGGCGAGCGGCGTCCTGGGACGATCGGCCTGCCGCTTCCGAGCACCGAAGCGATCGTCGTCGACCTCGAGACCGGAACGCAGATGCTCCCACCGGGCGAGATCGGCGAACTCGCCGTGCGCGGTCCTCAGGTCATGCAGGGTTACTGGAAGCGGCTGGACGAGACGGAGCGCGTCTTCCGCGGCAGCTGGTTCCTGACCGGCGACATCGCACGCATGACCGAGGACGGTTACTTCCAGATCGTCGACCGTCGCAAGGACATGATCATCGTCGGTGGCCTCAAGGTCTTCCCGAGCGAGGTGGAATCGGTCCTCCTGCAGCACCCAGCGGTCAAGGAAGCGGTCGTGGTCGGGATTCCCGATCCCTACCGCGGCGAGACGGTCAAGGCGTACGTCGTCCTCCGCGAGGGGGCTCAAGTGGATGCCCGAGACCTCCTGGCCTTCTGCCGCGAGCGCCTGGCCCCGCATCGGGTGCCGCGCGAGATCGAGTTCCGGGCGGAACTGCCGAAGAACCTGATCGGCAAGGTGCTCCGGCGCAAGCTGGTGGAGGAGGAACTGGCCAAGCGGCAGGGCAGCGCCCCCACCGCGCCCGAGGGGTAG